The Lepeophtheirus salmonis chromosome 6, UVic_Lsal_1.4, whole genome shotgun sequence DNA window ctcagatataaccctgttgagaaatacaatggggacagtacaaattttatacaacttcattgaagggtcaccaaagaggtcagcaatctacaagtcggtgaagataacaagtaaagatgaggagcatgccaaggtgatgaccctgaagaaccagtctgctacccgctggagtctccgctacgatgctgtacacgctgtatctctagggatggtcagaatcatgaagaccctcataataatgagaaaagataaagatacattgtcgagttcaacagcaacttctctgctcaacagcatctttagtcacgaatttgtttttggcattgaactgttgaagacactcctcagacacacatctagcttgtcagatgaacttcaagggagaaaggttgacctaacaaaggcccggaaacacgtcaacctagtgattaggactcttgaagaccttaagaatgagaaaatcttagaatcaatctggaaacttgcggagttgaagtcgtctgagatgaaatcagtatttgaccaggaggactcaattgatttggaattcaaggaggcgaagattcccaggagaataaagtggaaaggaacaactgaatcctacttccgtgaaacacatttcgatgttgcaatcaataagattgtattagagcttgagagcagatttgccaccgattatacaaacatcacaatggatctcattgcaatcgtcaatgacagtgaagtggagacctgtgtcattgagcgtgtcgccaagcactacagacttgaactcgagcagctccagtcagaccatgcattcttccagcaattcaaggttaatattataatgtttcattttgcattatatgtttaaaatttatgtttctctaggcagatattgacaccaaagacatggtttcgtcacaaattgctgcggagttaataagctcgggagtgttccgcctgatgccggagctatacaaggtgatcgttatcctggcctcaatgcccatcagcagctgtgaggcggagcggtcattctcctgtctcagaaggctcaactCTTCTTCATCGTCAACCATTGACCAACGGATATATAGTTGGTATTCTCTCATGATTCatggttattattatataaaataattgttaatattttgttttattatctttattaaaggattcgattaaaaatttaattttttaaaataaatataaaataaaaaagaaccaaatttacgttttaaacattaaatacttgtgaattttattatataaacttaaataatattattaagaaataatcaaGATTGTGCCCGGTTCAGTTTCAGTGGTTCTATCAGTcccggtctcggttctttcatttcaacagttttaGTCTCGGTTCTGGTCTTGAGTCtgggttcttttttatacaggctcaatTTGGTAACATGCATTTAAAACAAAGGGCGTCGgtagaaaattcgggcccaggaaAATGATGTTTGATACAAGCAGGCCGTAGCAACACAGAGTGCTTATTGCCCCAAGTTCCAGTAGGGATCCCGAAAACTCGTATTTAGGGGGAGCTGGGCATAGTGAAGTTTGGGAaactttagaaatattatagttatcatattatagggccccGAATAGCTTAGTAgaggacctggatccataatctaccccaccccttccctgttgtatttacactgtcttgtgcctaaaaccacttccCCAGATTCATAAGatgcccttagctatttggaactcagatacaactgtatcgcCTTGGCAACGTAAAAatatcattggaaaacgctgccATTGCacgaaaaaactaaaaaaattcacttattgattaaagctaatttatttgttacaatatatactttcttttctttatatatttgataaaggaacaaaagcacaaaaACCGAGACcgattattaatatataacagtCTTGGTTCCGGTATGAATTTATCGGTCCTGGTTGTAGCAGCTCAAGAACCGGAACTGCTAGAACCGCAAGACCGCTAATGGCACAACTTTGGAAATAatacatatcaataattaattataattaagtatggCCAATAATCAAGACATGTGTTGTACAATTTCATGCATACTTCTACTTTTACTAGCCCAAGCATTGTTCCTCATTTCTTTCGAGAAAGTTTTGTACTGGGTAAGgatatatttgttgtttcttttttaatcaaggattttggttatatttctgaaatcattaaattattgaGTTTTAATAAGGTTGCAAAATCGCTTCTCGTCTGTAATGAGtatatgtttttgtattatgtttgcttaaaatatatatacatataatatcagTTTGCTGTTCAGATAACACAGTATCTTCTTTGAGCTAGTTCTTGAAGGAAAAATTCATTATCCGCTTTGTCtgatttatttcttccttcttaTGGATCATTTAAGAAATTGATTAGATATTTGCAATCATCATATTGATAATTGGAAGATCTCTTTTCCTTCATGAACCgtcttaaagaaattatttagagCCTCTTATAATGTTGGAGTTGAGCTCAATTACCGAATATGGctgaataaattttccaatCTTAAGTAAATCTTCcagttaaaatgaatgaaaatcctTCTTTTGGGAGTTACTTCTGCAATTGAAGGATGAAAGCTTTTGATTCTTCAAAGTGAGCCTAAACcgaataatttaagtatgaataattagaatatggaGCCCAGTGACAGGCATATTAAATAACCCATTCCAGAGTGGCCTCTTTACTCTCGCAAGACTCTGTAGACCCACCTTTTTtggatagctctctggacagtctggtgggaaatcccgagatctcttgcatagacCCTCATgtacttgaagggattggcctaGGCTGTTTTATTTAGCTTATTCCGGGTCTAGTTTGGCGTTTAGATAGagcttttcttcttctccaacttTTCGGGCTTGTTGACGGCGTAGACTGAGGTCCTCGACACGCCTACCTGATtagagtgcgcgaatggaaattcgtcgatcacgttcaagtgtcattttctcgacttgtacgtaagctaaagagctcaagttAGTTTTGTTtcttaactaattgtttatgctgtaatatatcaaaataagaattaatttcaattactcaacattaattac harbors:
- the LOC139905717 gene encoding zinc finger MYM-type protein 1-like, with translation MGTVQILYNFIEGSPKRSAIYKSVKITSKDEEHAKVMTLKNQSATRWSLRYDAVHAVSLGMVRIMKTLIIMRKDKDTLSSSTATSLLNSIFSHEFVFGIELLKTLLRHTSSLSDELQGRKVDLTKARKHVNLVIRTLEDLKNEKILESIWKLAELKSSEMKSVFDQEDSIDLEFKEAKIPRRIKWKGTTESYFRETHFDVAINKIVLELESRFATDYTNITMDLIAIVNDSEVETCVIERVAKHYRLELEQLQSDHAFFQQFKADIDTKDMVSSQIAAELISSGVFRLMPELYKVIVILASMPISSCEAERSFSCLRRLNSSSSSTIDQRIYSWYSLMIHGYYYIK